One region of Turicibacter bilis genomic DNA includes:
- a CDS encoding DedA family protein, which produces MDNIQIVLNYFSEYGLVFLFLIVFLEYMNLPGLPAGIIMPAAGILIAGNDMDFITALVISVIAGLFGSYVLYFIGYFLGKPILDKFYEKYEKIRPSINKAISYTDKHGSKGVFIARLIPVARTLVSLTVGTVRMNFLTFTIYSVFGITIWNLIFIYMGYAFGYFFLK; this is translated from the coding sequence ATGGATAATATTCAGATTGTATTAAATTATTTTTCGGAGTATGGTTTAGTGTTTTTATTTTTGATCGTCTTCCTAGAGTATATGAATTTACCTGGGTTACCAGCAGGGATTATTATGCCTGCAGCAGGAATCTTAATCGCAGGGAATGATATGGATTTTATTACAGCGCTAGTTATTTCAGTCATTGCCGGTTTATTTGGAAGTTATGTATTATACTTTATTGGTTATTTTCTAGGAAAGCCTATTTTAGATAAATTTTATGAAAAATATGAAAAAATCAGACCTTCGATTAATAAGGCGATTAGTTATACCGATAAACATGGAAGTAAAGGTGTTTTTATTGCTCGGCTAATTCCCGTTGCAAGAACGTTAGTGTCGTTAACGGTAGGAACCGTACGTATGAATTTTCTAACATTCACGATTTATTCGGTGTTTGGAATAACCATTTGGAATTTAATCTTTATTTATATGGGATATGCCTTTGGCTATTTTTTCTTAAAATAG
- the cls gene encoding cardiolipin synthase: MITGFFAIFRMINLILIGILIFYKRKDPALLLAWILLLLFLPPVGFVMYLLFERTPVSRKKLLFLTEYTDQRLERQIDYQFSECVASVIAFNEIYNGSRLFMYHDWMYFADGKSKYDQLFIDIEQATQSIHLLYFIVRKDEVGQRLISLLAQKAAEGVEVRLVYDSAGCFGTTLKFFDSIIKAGGHVYKFHPPTLRLIGLNYNYRNHRKIVVVDGRIGYLGGMNVGKEYMSLDPNYSPWRDAHLRLVGDAVWDLQHRFFRDYFMVCEDKRDEVHIQSNLDHYFTASLVTTICPIQIVSDGPDTPTDDIKLAFVKMMQTATKSIRIQTPYFIPDQLFLETLKIAAYSGVKVEVMIPTIADHHYVYRTTTSFIHELLEANIDVYLYKGFLHSKILVIDDEICTVGSTNIDQRSFKINYEVNAFIYDQLLTHRVSHQFDKDLENCLLVDESYEKNKSWVVRLEEKVYRLVSMIL, encoded by the coding sequence ATGATTACTGGTTTTTTTGCGATATTTCGAATGATTAACTTGATATTAATCGGAATCCTAATTTTTTATAAACGAAAAGATCCAGCTCTATTGCTAGCTTGGATTCTCCTTTTGTTATTTTTACCTCCAGTCGGATTTGTTATGTACCTTTTGTTTGAACGAACACCAGTTTCTAGAAAGAAGCTGTTGTTTTTAACAGAATATACTGATCAACGTTTGGAACGTCAAATTGATTATCAATTCAGTGAGTGTGTTGCATCGGTCATTGCGTTTAATGAAATTTATAATGGAAGTCGCTTATTCATGTATCATGACTGGATGTATTTTGCGGATGGAAAGAGTAAGTATGATCAATTATTTATCGATATTGAGCAGGCGACACAATCCATTCATTTATTATATTTTATTGTCCGTAAAGATGAGGTTGGACAGAGGTTAATCTCTTTATTAGCCCAAAAAGCAGCAGAAGGCGTTGAAGTTCGACTCGTTTATGATAGTGCGGGGTGTTTTGGTACAACTTTAAAATTTTTTGATTCAATTATTAAAGCAGGTGGTCATGTTTATAAGTTTCATCCTCCCACTTTACGTCTGATTGGTTTAAATTATAATTATCGAAATCATCGAAAAATTGTTGTCGTTGATGGACGGATTGGTTATTTAGGTGGGATGAATGTTGGGAAAGAGTATATGTCACTCGATCCTAACTATTCCCCATGGCGTGATGCCCATCTTCGGTTAGTAGGCGATGCAGTTTGGGATTTACAACATCGCTTTTTTAGAGATTACTTCATGGTTTGTGAAGATAAACGTGATGAAGTGCACATTCAATCCAATCTAGATCATTACTTCACTGCTTCATTAGTGACGACCATCTGTCCAATCCAAATTGTCTCAGATGGTCCAGATACACCGACCGACGATATTAAATTAGCTTTTGTGAAAATGATGCAAACAGCAACGAAATCAATTCGCATTCAAACCCCGTATTTTATTCCCGATCAGTTGTTTTTAGAGACGTTAAAAATTGCTGCTTACTCCGGTGTTAAAGTCGAAGTGATGATTCCAACAATTGCCGACCATCATTATGTTTATCGCACAACTACTTCTTTTATTCATGAGTTACTAGAAGCGAATATTGATGTTTACTTATATAAGGGTTTTTTACATTCTAAGATTTTAGTGATTGATGATGAGATTTGTACCGTTGGATCGACAAACATTGACCAACGAAGCTTCAAAATCAATTATGAAGTAAATGCCTTTATCTATGATCAACTTTTGACGCATCGCGTCTCACATCAATTTGATAAAGACTTAGAAAATTGTTTATTAGTGGATGAATCTTACGAAAAAAATAAATCATGGGTTGTCCGACTTGAAGAAAAGGTTTACCGATTAGTATCCATGATTTTATAA
- a CDS encoding metallophosphoesterase has protein sequence MIILLFIVTLLFIYFEQEVFSTSFYKLKTDKLNLKKGPIRIVQLSDLHSKSFGRQNRRLIQKIKRLNPDFIVTTGDMITSTDSNGNAFLDVVTACSSKYPIFYIEGNHEITAKYDTLNQETKWYEAYLKSLEDLGVHLLNNESRKVTINEDELYIYGLTVPLAHYYSVPIDIQKQVSVRAIKEVSEVLPDLEEGHFNILLAHNPFLANLYEQHGFDHVYCGHVHGGALRLPLIGGVLSPERKLFPKYSAGIYQIGKMKMIVSRGLGRLRLFNRPDIVVIEIYPK, from the coding sequence ATGATAATCTTACTCTTTATAGTGACTCTCTTATTCATTTACTTTGAGCAAGAAGTCTTTTCAACCTCATTTTATAAATTAAAAACAGATAAACTAAATTTAAAAAAGGGCCCAATTCGTATTGTCCAATTATCAGACTTACATTCGAAATCCTTTGGTCGTCAAAATAGACGTTTGATTCAAAAAATTAAACGTTTAAATCCTGATTTTATTGTGACTACGGGTGACATGATTACCTCTACGGATTCAAATGGCAATGCTTTCTTAGATGTCGTTACCGCGTGCTCATCAAAATATCCGATTTTTTATATTGAAGGGAATCATGAGATAACGGCTAAATATGATACCTTAAATCAAGAAACGAAATGGTATGAAGCCTATTTAAAGTCTTTAGAAGATTTAGGGGTTCATTTATTAAATAATGAGTCTCGAAAAGTCACGATTAATGAGGATGAGCTGTATATCTATGGGCTTACGGTCCCATTAGCGCATTATTATTCTGTTCCCATCGATATTCAAAAACAGGTGAGTGTCAGAGCGATTAAAGAAGTATCGGAGGTACTTCCTGATTTAGAAGAAGGACATTTTAATATTTTATTAGCACATAATCCATTTTTAGCAAATCTATATGAACAACATGGATTTGATCATGTTTATTGTGGGCATGTTCATGGTGGAGCACTTCGATTACCGTTGATCGGTGGAGTCTTATCACCGGAGCGAAAGTTGTTTCCTAAATATAGCGCAGGTATTTATCAAATTGGAAAAATGAAGATGATTGTCAGTCGAGGGCTTGGACGTTTGCGTTTATTTAATCGCCCAGATATTGTCGTTATCGAGATTTATCCGAAGTAA
- a CDS encoding metallophosphoesterase family protein — protein MLDKIAIISDIHGNLPALEAVLKDIDRRGVSQIICLGDMIGKGPHSKEVLEVCQIRCQRIVKGNWEDFISDPKTEATPFIQFYRNQLGEERLAYIRQLPSVTGFWMSGKYIRLFHANPHSLYDRVYATSPLEKRLALFEVPKLPSTESSSKAADMIGYGDIHEGYLQHLEQGRVLFNVGSVGNSCDSIPMAAYVILEGHLHRREEADFSIQFYRVKYDRMKSISDAMKVEIPDQEAYINEIKTGLYCR, from the coding sequence ATGTTAGATAAAATTGCAATTATTTCAGATATTCATGGGAATTTACCAGCGCTTGAAGCCGTTTTAAAGGATATTGATAGACGAGGAGTTTCTCAGATTATTTGTTTAGGGGATATGATCGGGAAAGGCCCTCATTCAAAAGAAGTATTAGAAGTGTGTCAAATCAGGTGTCAAAGAATTGTCAAAGGGAATTGGGAAGATTTTATTTCAGATCCGAAGACGGAAGCGACACCTTTTATTCAGTTTTATCGAAATCAACTAGGGGAAGAACGTTTAGCCTATATTCGACAATTACCTTCGGTGACAGGTTTTTGGATGAGTGGAAAATATATTCGTCTTTTTCATGCGAATCCACATAGTTTATATGATCGGGTTTATGCGACCTCTCCACTTGAAAAACGTTTAGCTTTATTTGAAGTCCCAAAATTACCATCGACTGAAAGCAGTTCAAAAGCCGCTGATATGATTGGGTATGGTGATATTCATGAAGGATATTTGCAACATTTAGAGCAAGGACGCGTGTTATTCAATGTCGGAAGTGTTGGAAATTCATGTGATTCAATTCCAATGGCAGCTTATGTAATCTTAGAGGGGCATCTTCATCGTCGGGAAGAAGCTGATTTTTCGATTCAATTCTATCGTGTTAAATATGATCGTATGAAATCCATTAGTGATGCCATGAAAGTAGAGATTCCTGATCAAGAAGCATATATCAACGAAATTAAAACAGGTTTATATTGTCGTTAG
- a CDS encoding DUF2680 domain-containing protein, translating into MKKINMTLGAIFLAATLSLTGYAKESTKEMPTPPALTEEQKGEKAKQFEAEYKQMQEKFSALTDEQKKEIYDLYDKVNVAKIKLLDKYVELGLMTDEEAKSIQKHMSDVSEKIRSEGQFIGFKAPHFPKRAENNQQNSQDVE; encoded by the coding sequence ATGAAAAAAATAAATATGACATTAGGTGCTATCTTTTTAGCAGCCACACTTAGCTTAACGGGTTACGCAAAAGAATCAACAAAAGAGATGCCAACGCCACCTGCTTTAACTGAAGAGCAAAAAGGAGAGAAGGCAAAACAATTTGAGGCTGAGTATAAACAAATGCAAGAGAAATTTAGTGCTTTAACAGATGAACAGAAAAAAGAAATTTATGATCTCTATGATAAGGTTAATGTTGCAAAAATTAAATTATTAGATAAGTATGTGGAACTAGGATTAATGACAGATGAAGAGGCAAAGTCTATTCAAAAACATATGTCTGACGTTTCAGAAAAAATTCGAAGTGAAGGTCAGTTTATCGGGTTTAAGGCCCCACATTTTCCTAAACGTGCAGAAAATAATCAACAAAATAGTCAAGATGTTGAATAA
- a CDS encoding DEAD/DEAH box helicase, with protein MNLNQTMIKNRAANPAVFSRAQSFYNSGGKIQYYVTYDPVDLYQIFAEVEDDNELHHILINLDEKSKVIHDQCDCGTFLSNFGSCKHVIATLLKVYDDQVRNKLVIHSTGDEEEGLMDELLAAYESQLTTEMNYEMYTKDVMIYPKLIMKSQQEASVEVSVGIHRPYVVRDIYKLASDIWNENVVSYGKELQFKHAIQHFDEGSRPFASFICEIVKEYDIYAKQLPLLGPVKSTRTLILTPSWFDRFYDLYQRQTIACDIEDLSSEMITLHPYEPAIEFRLTQEDEDYYLSHNLGAFRMIQGQKYMYLLCEREAYRCGSKFIDQMLPILQTLIQSPRFELRMNEAYMGKFLSLVMPKIKNYIRDTSLDALYERFKVYPLVIKFYLDSLKRGNIGLNVQFCYGDTVIQANDPNSFEHSTSILRDANKEAQILALLEQYQFQKQSNGTYLLAEEEAIYSFLHDGTAELKQLGEVYASETFKAIKIKEPKSFSVGIRLKNDWLSLNFEDLEFGPSEYKKILASYRQNKKYFRLKDGSFLNLKNEYVDTLASFVDDLNLNDDQLDEEEVLIPKYRALYLDQLTKISQSLHVERDVSFKSMVREFKQVEDADFTVPVNLQKTLRRYQKTGYRWLKTLSKYQMGGILADDMGLGKTLQVISVLLSEKGQSNKSSFIVAPSSLIYNWESEIHKFAPGLTTMIIHGDPATRRQLIQDSSNVDIVITSYDLIRRDVESYQSQSFRYCILDEAHYIKNHTTLSAKAVKKVNSEIRFALTGTPIENSLSDLWSIFDFILPGYFGTYAQFRKKYEVPIMKQQNLNLLSRIHQQVAPFILRRLKKDVLKELPEKIETSMYCEMDKTQRDLYHAMVYEMKEEMNQEIQEQGIERSRIKILALLMRLRQICCDPSLYLENYKGESAKLKLCLELVDECISTGHKVLIFSQFTSMLDILSKELTAKEIKHLMLTGSTKTNERLALTEQFNSDDTPVFLISLKAGGTGLNLTGADVVIHYDPWWNMSAQNQATDRAHRLGQEKTVQVFKLFVKNTIEEKIERLQQRKRDLTEAIVQEGETFITQLSSEELTALFESDDDF; from the coding sequence GTGAATTTAAACCAAACTATGATTAAAAATCGAGCAGCTAACCCTGCTGTTTTTTCGCGTGCTCAATCTTTTTATAACAGTGGGGGAAAAATTCAATACTATGTAACTTACGATCCAGTCGATCTCTATCAAATCTTTGCAGAAGTTGAAGATGATAACGAATTACATCATATTTTGATTAATTTAGATGAAAAGAGTAAAGTGATTCATGATCAATGTGATTGCGGAACATTTTTATCAAACTTTGGTTCATGTAAGCATGTGATTGCGACACTGTTGAAGGTCTATGATGATCAAGTGCGTAATAAACTTGTTATTCACTCCACAGGAGATGAAGAAGAAGGCCTCATGGACGAGTTATTAGCGGCTTATGAATCACAATTAACAACAGAGATGAATTACGAGATGTATACAAAAGATGTCATGATCTATCCAAAATTAATCATGAAATCACAACAAGAAGCCTCAGTTGAGGTCTCTGTCGGCATTCATCGTCCTTATGTTGTTCGCGATATTTATAAGTTAGCCAGCGATATTTGGAATGAAAATGTCGTAAGCTATGGGAAAGAGCTTCAATTTAAACATGCGATTCAACATTTTGATGAGGGTTCACGTCCATTTGCGAGCTTTATCTGTGAAATCGTCAAGGAATATGATATTTATGCAAAACAGCTTCCATTACTAGGGCCTGTGAAGTCAACTCGTACGTTAATCTTGACCCCTAGTTGGTTTGATCGGTTTTATGACTTATATCAACGTCAAACGATTGCATGTGACATCGAGGATTTATCAAGTGAAATGATAACCCTCCATCCCTATGAACCAGCGATTGAATTTCGATTAACACAAGAGGATGAAGACTATTATTTATCGCATAATCTCGGAGCTTTTAGAATGATTCAAGGGCAGAAATACATGTATCTTCTTTGTGAACGAGAAGCCTATCGCTGTGGAAGTAAATTCATCGATCAAATGCTCCCAATCTTACAAACACTCATTCAGTCACCTCGTTTTGAGTTGCGTATGAATGAAGCTTATATGGGAAAATTTTTATCATTAGTCATGCCCAAAATTAAAAACTACATTCGGGACACATCTTTAGATGCGCTTTATGAACGGTTTAAAGTTTATCCATTAGTGATTAAATTTTATTTAGACTCATTAAAACGAGGAAATATTGGATTGAATGTTCAATTTTGCTACGGTGATACGGTTATTCAGGCAAATGATCCGAATTCCTTTGAACACAGTACCTCTATTTTACGAGATGCAAACAAAGAAGCTCAAATCTTAGCTCTCTTAGAACAATACCAATTCCAAAAGCAATCTAATGGAACTTATCTTTTAGCGGAAGAAGAAGCGATTTATTCATTTTTACATGATGGAACAGCTGAATTAAAGCAGTTAGGAGAAGTTTATGCTTCTGAAACGTTTAAAGCGATTAAAATAAAAGAGCCTAAATCATTCTCAGTTGGTATTCGTTTGAAAAATGATTGGCTGAGCTTAAATTTTGAAGATTTAGAGTTTGGACCATCTGAGTATAAAAAGATTCTAGCCTCGTATCGTCAAAATAAGAAATATTTCCGTTTAAAAGATGGTTCATTCTTAAATTTAAAGAATGAGTATGTCGATACACTTGCTTCATTTGTAGATGATTTAAATCTAAATGATGACCAATTAGACGAGGAAGAAGTTTTAATTCCAAAATATCGAGCGCTGTACTTAGATCAATTAACCAAAATTAGTCAGTCCTTACATGTCGAACGCGATGTTTCCTTTAAATCGATGGTTCGTGAATTTAAACAGGTGGAAGATGCTGACTTTACCGTGCCAGTTAATCTTCAAAAAACACTTCGTCGTTATCAAAAAACAGGCTATCGATGGCTTAAAACGTTATCAAAATATCAAATGGGTGGAATTTTAGCTGATGATATGGGACTTGGAAAAACATTACAGGTCATTTCTGTTTTATTATCTGAGAAGGGTCAATCCAATAAATCATCATTCATTGTGGCACCAAGTTCGCTCATTTATAACTGGGAGAGTGAAATTCATAAATTTGCTCCTGGGTTAACAACTATGATTATTCATGGCGATCCAGCGACGAGAAGGCAACTCATTCAAGACAGTTCTAACGTTGATATCGTCATTACGTCATATGACTTAATACGTCGCGATGTGGAGAGTTATCAATCCCAAAGCTTTAGATACTGTATTTTAGATGAAGCACATTATATCAAGAACCATACGACGTTAAGTGCAAAAGCTGTGAAAAAAGTAAATAGTGAAATTAGATTTGCCTTAACTGGGACCCCCATTGAAAATTCATTATCAGATTTATGGTCGATCTTTGATTTTATCTTACCAGGATACTTTGGAACATACGCACAGTTTAGGAAGAAGTATGAAGTGCCTATCATGAAGCAACAGAATCTGAATTTATTAAGTCGGATTCATCAACAAGTGGCTCCATTCATTTTACGACGCTTGAAAAAGGACGTCTTAAAAGAATTACCTGAGAAGATTGAAACTAGTATGTACTGTGAAATGGATAAAACGCAACGTGACTTATATCACGCGATGGTTTATGAAATGAAAGAAGAAATGAATCAAGAGATTCAAGAGCAAGGCATTGAACGTAGCCGTATTAAAATCTTGGCACTGTTAATGCGCTTACGTCAAATTTGTTGTGATCCATCATTATATCTAGAAAACTATAAAGGGGAAAGCGCAAAATTAAAACTTTGCTTAGAATTAGTCGATGAATGTATTTCTACAGGCCATAAAGTGTTGATTTTCTCACAATTCACATCGATGTTAGATATTTTATCTAAAGAATTAACGGCTAAAGAAATCAAACATTTAATGTTAACGGGTTCAACAAAAACGAATGAGCGTTTAGCATTAACGGAACAGTTTAATTCAGATGATACCCCTGTCTTTTTAATCTCTTTAAAAGCGGGTGGAACGGGATTAAACTTAACCGGGGCAGACGTCGTCATCCATTATGATCCATGGTGGAATATGAGTGCTCAAAATCAAGCAACAGACCGTGCACATCGTCTCGGTCAAGAAAAAACGGTTCAAGTATTTAAACTCTTCGTTAAAAATACAATTGAAGAGAAAATTGAACGTCTTCAACAGCGAAAACGTGATTTAACTGAAGCAATCGTTCAAGAAGGAGAAACCTTTATTACTCAATTAAGTAGTGAAGAGTTAACCGCACTTTTTGAAAGTGATGATGATTTTTAA
- the trpS gene encoding tryptophan--tRNA ligase — MARILSAIQPSGTLTIGNYLGALKNFVKLQDEHECLFFIVDQHAITVPQDRLELRKKIKELTALYLACGLDPEKATIFVQSEVPGHTQLAWMLTCNTSMGELERMTQFKDKSQKQAAKGQGIGVGLFMYPVLMAADILLYDVDFVPVGDDQKQHLELTRDLAERFNNRFGETFKIPEPLIAKTGARIMSLQEPTKKMSKSDDNPRNFILMTDEPNVIRKKIKSAVTDSDGIIAFDRENKPGLSNLLEIYSVITGESIDSIVARYEGCGYGQFKSDLAEVVVAELEPIQNRMKELLNSPIIDEVLDRGAEQANKLAFKKVKKVEHKMGLGRKK; from the coding sequence ATGGCAAGAATTTTATCTGCAATTCAACCATCAGGAACATTAACTATTGGAAATTATTTAGGGGCATTAAAAAACTTCGTGAAATTACAAGATGAGCATGAATGTTTATTTTTCATTGTTGATCAACATGCGATTACAGTCCCACAAGATCGTTTAGAATTACGTAAAAAAATTAAAGAGTTAACTGCATTATATTTAGCTTGTGGATTAGATCCAGAAAAAGCAACGATCTTCGTTCAGTCAGAAGTACCAGGGCATACGCAATTAGCTTGGATGTTAACTTGTAACACATCCATGGGTGAATTAGAGCGCATGACTCAATTTAAAGATAAATCACAAAAGCAAGCCGCTAAAGGACAAGGAATCGGTGTTGGATTATTCATGTATCCAGTCTTAATGGCAGCTGATATCTTATTATACGATGTTGATTTTGTACCAGTTGGAGATGATCAAAAACAACATTTAGAGTTAACTCGTGACTTAGCAGAGCGTTTCAATAACCGCTTTGGAGAAACTTTCAAAATTCCTGAGCCATTAATCGCTAAGACAGGGGCTCGTATTATGTCATTACAAGAACCGACAAAGAAAATGAGCAAGTCAGATGATAACCCACGTAACTTCATTTTAATGACAGATGAACCGAATGTCATTCGTAAAAAAATTAAATCGGCTGTGACGGATTCAGATGGAATTATCGCATTTGACCGTGAAAATAAACCAGGATTATCAAACTTATTAGAAATCTACTCAGTGATTACTGGAGAATCAATTGATTCAATCGTGGCTCGCTATGAAGGATGCGGATACGGACAATTTAAATCTGATTTAGCTGAAGTAGTCGTGGCTGAATTAGAACCGATCCAAAATCGTATGAAAGAATTATTAAATTCACCAATTATTGATGAAGTATTAGATCGTGGGGCAGAACAAGCGAATAAACTAGCATTCAAAAAAGTAAAAAAAGTGGAACATAAAATGGGATTAGGTCGCAAAAAATAA
- a CDS encoding DJ-1/PfpI family protein: MGKVLVFLFDGMTDYEITFICHVLHSDAGKDIITVAYEDRVVKAQSGFNFEPDCTLAEVVDLDTEGLILCGGREVDIKPSLVKLIQRYHGERKLLAAIGTAGTIMLAKSGVLDEATYTTPLTQWSTKYQYVYGIQDPFPRDNCIEKRLVRDRHIITAQSIAFLDFTLEICAWFKLFQNHQEKHAFAKLIKGA; the protein is encoded by the coding sequence ATGGGGAAAGTTTTGGTTTTTTTATTTGATGGGATGACAGATTATGAAATTACGTTTATTTGTCATGTCTTACATTCAGATGCAGGGAAAGATATTATAACGGTCGCTTATGAGGATCGTGTCGTCAAAGCACAATCAGGCTTCAACTTTGAACCTGACTGTACCCTTGCGGAAGTCGTTGATTTAGATACTGAGGGACTTATATTATGTGGGGGGCGAGAGGTTGATATTAAACCTTCACTAGTTAAATTAATTCAACGCTATCATGGTGAGCGAAAACTATTAGCAGCGATTGGAACAGCTGGAACCATCATGTTAGCTAAATCAGGTGTCTTAGATGAAGCGACTTATACAACACCTTTAACGCAGTGGTCAACGAAATACCAATATGTCTATGGAATCCAAGATCCATTCCCGCGCGATAATTGTATTGAAAAGCGACTCGTACGTGACAGACATATTATCACGGCACAAAGCATTGCTTTTTTAGATTTCACATTAGAAATTTGTGCTTGGTTTAAATTATTTCAAAACCATCAAGAGAAGCATGCATTTGCGAAGTTGATTAAAGGAGCATAA
- a CDS encoding 2-isopropylmalate synthase produces MIKFNNRTNLMEAIEFNYLLNDVKDPNLYRDVYPYDEIPKVTFNHTRVPIRMPDDIFITDTSFRDGQQSRAPYTVDQMVTLYEMLHRLGGPQGKIRQSEFFLYSKKDREAVYRCLELDYEFPEITAWIRANKDDFQLVHEMGLKETGILVSCSDYHIFKKLKMTRKEAFDHYLGIVKQALEVGIIPRCHLEDITRADFYGFVVPFAMALKSLSNESGVPIKVRACDTMGYGVTYPGAALPRSVQGIIFGLNHHAQIPSEQIEWHGHNDFYKAVNNSSNAWLYGASGVNCTMLGIGERTGNTPLEAMVFEYAQLKGTLDGMDPTVITEIASYYEHEIGYKVASNTPFVGKNFNVTRAGIHADGLLKNEEIYNIFDTDKFLNRPTLVSISAHSGLAGIAHWVNSYYQLKEEEAVDKNSALVCRLKRFVDQEFEQGRIGIMSDEELANYVEFLKSNGGVL; encoded by the coding sequence ATGATTAAATTTAATAACCGAACGAATTTAATGGAAGCGATTGAATTTAATTATTTATTAAATGATGTTAAAGATCCAAATCTTTATCGCGATGTTTATCCGTATGATGAAATTCCAAAGGTGACATTTAATCATACGCGGGTTCCTATACGTATGCCAGATGATATCTTTATAACAGATACATCATTTAGAGATGGACAACAATCACGCGCACCCTATACCGTTGATCAAATGGTAACACTGTATGAAATGCTACATCGTCTTGGTGGACCACAAGGAAAGATTCGTCAAAGTGAGTTTTTCTTATATTCGAAAAAAGATCGAGAAGCCGTCTATCGATGTTTAGAATTAGATTATGAATTTCCAGAAATCACAGCATGGATTCGTGCGAATAAGGATGATTTTCAATTAGTTCATGAGATGGGATTAAAAGAAACGGGTATTTTAGTCTCTTGCTCGGATTATCATATTTTTAAAAAATTAAAGATGACACGTAAAGAAGCTTTTGATCATTATTTAGGCATCGTTAAACAAGCGTTAGAAGTTGGTATCATTCCAAGATGTCACCTCGAAGATATTACCCGTGCTGATTTTTATGGATTCGTAGTCCCATTCGCTATGGCGCTGAAATCATTAAGTAACGAAAGTGGTGTTCCTATTAAGGTGAGAGCTTGCGATACGATGGGATATGGGGTTACTTATCCAGGAGCGGCTTTACCACGCTCGGTTCAAGGAATTATTTTTGGACTTAATCATCATGCTCAAATTCCAAGTGAACAAATTGAGTGGCATGGGCATAATGACTTTTATAAAGCCGTTAATAACTCATCGAATGCTTGGTTATATGGAGCTAGTGGCGTTAATTGTACGATGCTTGGGATTGGAGAACGAACTGGAAATACGCCTCTGGAAGCGATGGTGTTTGAGTATGCCCAGCTGAAAGGAACACTAGATGGCATGGATCCTACTGTCATTACAGAGATTGCTTCTTATTATGAGCATGAAATTGGTTATAAAGTGGCGTCTAATACTCCTTTTGTTGGAAAAAACTTCAATGTGACTCGTGCCGGTATTCATGCCGACGGCCTCTTAAAAAATGAAGAAATTTATAATATTTTTGATACGGATAAATTTTTAAATCGTCCAACCCTTGTCTCGATTTCTGCTCATTCAGGATTAGCTGGAATTGCTCATTGGGTGAATAGCTATTATCAGTTAAAAGAAGAGGAGGCTGTAGATAAAAACTCAGCACTCGTCTGTCGATTAAAAAGATTTGTGGATCAGGAATTTGAACAAGGTCGAATTGGAATTATGTCAGATGAAGAGTTAGCCAATTATGTCGAGTTTTTAAAATCTAATGGGGGCGTTTTATAA